Proteins from a genomic interval of Colletes latitarsis isolate SP2378_abdomen chromosome 3, iyColLati1, whole genome shotgun sequence:
- the LOC143340235 gene encoding uncharacterized protein LOC143340235 isoform X2 has protein sequence MDWMRRQDMKEESPETPTVLTPDETDECYFEEDTSIDEGMGLDNVSSATLRPFNSDINTPRIDSYRFSMANLEDSQDVDLDAILGELCVLERRCDGDIAATPAPDSQRQVRPNSTRITAGDNTDIGKNEGAMRTDSPDNDSAFSDTVSMLSSESSASSSGSGHKPPQTAMHTAPQSQSHQLMDAASRVKAEKIRLALEKMREASVQKLFIKAFTLDGSGKSLLVDEGMSVAHVCRLLADKNHVPMDPKWAVVEHLPDLFMERVYEDHELLVENLLLWTRDSKNKLLFVERPDKTQLFFTPERFLLGPTDRSSGEYDDHSRNILLEEFFASSNVGVPEVEGPLYLKSDSKKGWKKYHFILRASGLYYSPKEKARAASNLVCLATFDVNQIYYGVGWKKKYKAPTDFCFAVKHPRLQQPKSTKYIKFLCAEDNASLERWMVGIRVAKYGRQLMENYRTLVDELAQEDLDMLAHARSCSVSSIAVPPQSQAHYNTSNDNARQFTENSRHSVESANARQYDGQRQSYNPEQRQSYNNDGRLSRASSSSSSGCLSDGAPSSCEVAFECGEFPTGTIKRKPSMNPKLPLTSITRQLKEVGETVRDEPDSCPSPTSSGSGTLTRRHSRRRSGTDSDGSGTLKRHHRSGNATPVSPVPPGTPVRERASPMGYNRESQESKTPTSPIPSCMMDSITSLPPPPSPSRVVEETESDSEPLPPPPPEMFRSNLSLDSLPPPPAPGEIPVCNTPELSGSSLSLASLPPPPSPLVGETGTIRRARPKQSTPTNSITPENTPTHTPSRQSNNQQMYSNANSSLQNNSTVQNNQNYNPNMQNAHHASNASNSVSSPPSSYPGSSASTPTYAPSSPGFASPPPFVPPPAYGSQQQHNASQSLTRQNSKPEPMYGTHQVHQHNTIQPIRPNPNMDTVRRSAMKQTSGHYAAPPYLAELKAASSPQPQRRVTIQEPPTSPKSKTGTGKKITFNLPPQQEPGSPALPQRKPMPPRRSDSTRLTSPKKLAASDQAPPGDFLKDLQRVMRKKWQVAQKCKLDSTTTPHEVLGFRDPPPAVADYRETNVSNWVQEHYGADNLYENVYATDPHAPVEYASSPARQSTVRFADENRSMNIVNAIASKRRPPPPPPKRAETTHLTTTRAMH, from the exons ACTCCCAAGATGTCGATCTCGATGCCATCCTCGGCGAACTGTGCGTCCTGGAGCGACGCTGCGACGGCGACATCGCCGCTACGCCTGCACCGGACTCTCAGAGGCAGGTTCGACCCAATAGCACCAGGATCACGGCTGGCGACAATACCGATATCGGCAAAAACGAAGGAG CTATGCGCACCGATAGTCCAGACAATGACAGCGCATTTTCGGACACGGTGTCGATGTTGTCCAGCGAGAGTTCCGCGAGCAGCAGCGGCTCTGGGCACAAACCACCTCAGACCGCCATGCACACAGCCCCTCAGTCACAGTCACACCAACTTATGG ACGCTGCGAGCAGAGTCAAGGCAGAGAAAATCCGATTGGCGCTGGAGAAGATGCGCGAGGCTAGCGTTCAGAAACTCTTCATCAAAGCCTTCACGTTGGACGGGAGCGGGAAAAGTTTACTCGTGGACGAGGGAATGAGCGTGGCTCACGTGTGCAGGCTGCTTGCAGACAAGAACCACGTGCCAATGGATCCTAAATGGGCCGTAGTCGAGCATCTGCCTGATCTCTTCATGG AAAGGGTATACGAGGATCACGAGCTGCTGGTAGAGAACCTCTTACTATGGACAAGAGACTCCAAGAACAAATTGCTTTTCGTCGAGAGGCCCGACAAAACTCAGCTGTTTTTTACCCCGGAGAGATTCCTTTTGGGCCCAACCGACAGAAGCAGCGGCGAGTACGACGATCACTCTCGTAACATTCTCTTGGAGGAGTTCTTCGCCAGCAGCAACGTCGGTGTACCCGAG GTCGAGGGACCACTGTATTTGAAGTCGGATAGCAAGAAGGGCTGGAAGAAGTACCATTTCATCCTGCGAGCGTCCGGTCTTTACTATTCGCCGAAAGAGAAGGCTCGCGCCGCGAGTAATCTAGTTTGTCTGGCAACATTCGACGTGAATCAGATCTACTACGGGGTCGGCTGGAAGAAGAAGTACAAAGCACCGACGGACTTCTGTTTCGCCGTGAAGCATCCCAGACTGCAGCAACCGAAGTCGACGAAGTACATAAAGTTTCTCTGTGCGGAGGACAACGCTTCCTTGGAGCGATGGATGGTCGGGATCAGGGTAGCCAAGTACGGCAGACAGCTGATGGAGAATTACAGGACCCTCGTGGACGAATTGGCGCAGGAGGATCTGGACATGCTGGCCCACGCGAGATCGTGTTCCGTCAGCTCGATCGCTGTACCGCCTCAGAGCCAGGCTCACTACAACACCAGCAACGACAATGCTCGACAGTTCACGGAGAATTCCCGGCACAGCGTGGAGTCTGCCAACGCCAGACAGTACGATGGCCAGAGGCAGAGTTACAATCCCGAGCAACGACAGAGCTACAACAACGACGGAAGGTTGAGCAGAGCCAGCAGCTCGAGTTCGAGCGGGTGTTTGTCGGATGGAGCACCCAGTAGCTGCGAG GTGGCTTTCGAGTGTGGCGAGTTTCCAACGGGAACGATAAAGAGGAAACCGTCGATGAACCCGAAGCTGCCTCTAACGTCCATCACCAGACAGCTGAAGGAAGTGGGTGAGACCGTTCGAGACGAGCCAGACTCTTGTCCAAGCCCCACGAGTTCAGGATCCGGCACGTTGACCAGAAGACACAGTCGAAGAAGGAGCGGTACAGACTCTGACGGTTCTGGAACGTTAAAAAGACATCACCGATCTGGCAACGCGACTCCAGTTAGCCCGGTACCGCCTGGCACGCCGGTCAGGGAAAGAGCAAGTCCTATGGGGTATAACAGAGAGTCTCAGGAATCGAAGACACCAACGAGCCCTATTCCATCGTGCATG ATGGATTCGATCACTTCGTTACCGCCGCCACCGTCACCGTCGAGAGTGGTGGAGGAGACAGAATCCGACAGCGAGCCTCTTCCTCCGCCCCCGCCAGAAATGTTCCGTTCTAACCTGTCTCTGGACTCGCTGCCGCCGCCTCCAGCACCCGGTGAGATCCCAGTGTGCAACACGCCGGAGCTTTCCGGGTCGTCGTTGAGCCTCGCGTCGCTCCCGCCACCCCCAAGTCCCCTGGTAGGCGAGACAGGGACGATCCGTCGCGCAAGACCGAAACAATCCACGCCAACGAACTCGATCACCCCCGAGAACACGCCCACGCACACGCCGTCGAGGCAGTCGAACAACCagcaaatgtactcgaacgcgaATAGCTCGCTCCAAAACAATTCAACGGTACAGAATAACCAGAACTACAATCCTAACATGCAGAACGCTCATCACGCGAGCAACGCGTCAAACTCGGTGTCCTCTCCGCCCAGCTCATACCCGGGGTCCAGCGCCAGTACGCCCACCTACGCTCCCAGTTCGCCAGGGTTCGCGTCGCCGCCGCCGTTCGTTCCTCCGCCGGCTTACGGGTCCCAGCAGCAGCACAACGCCTCCCAGAGCCTGACGAGGCAGAACTCGAAGCCGGAACCGATGTACGGGACGCACCAGGTGCACCAACACAACACTATTCAGCCGATCAGGCCAAATCCGAACATGGACACCGTGCGACGAAGCGCCATGAAGCAGACCTCGGGCCACTACGCTGCCCCGCCGTATCTGGCGGAGCTGAAGGCCGCCTCGAGTCCGCAGCCTCAGCGTAGGGTGACCATCCAGGAGCCCCCAACGTCGCCCAAGTCCAAGACGGGCACCGGGAAGAAGATCACGTTCAACCTTCCGCCTCAGCAGGAGCCTGGAAGCCCTGCTCTGCCGCAGAGGAAACCCATGCCACCCAGGAGATCCGACAGCACGAGGCTCACGTCCCCCAAGAAGCTCGCTGCCTCAGACCAGGCTCCTCCCGGCGACTTCCTCAAGGATCTCCAGCGAGTGATGAGGAAAAAGTGGCAGGTGGCGCAGAAGTGCAAGCTAGACTCGACGACCACCCCCCACGAAGTCCTCGGTTTCCGCGATCCACCTCCAGCCGTGGCGGACTACAGGGAAACGAACGTGTCGAACTGGGTGCAGGAGCACTACGGGGCCGACAATCTCTACGAGAACGTGTACGCGACGGATCCCCACGCGCCCGTGGAGTACGCATCCAGCCCCGCCAGACAGTCGACGGTCAGATTCGCGGACGAGAATCGCAGCATGAACATCGTGAACGCGATCGCGAGCAAACGAAGGCCACCGCCACCGCCCCCGAAGAGGGCAGAGACCACGCATCTGACCACCACCAGAGCGATGCACTGA
- the LOC143340235 gene encoding uncharacterized protein LOC143340235 isoform X4 yields the protein MDRFFRWKSHKAQDDGLDNVSSATLRPFNSDINTPRIDSYRFSMANLEDSQDVDLDAILGELCVLERRCDGDIAATPAPDSQRQVRPNSTRITAGDNTDIGKNEGAMRTDSPDNDSAFSDTVSMLSSESSASSSGSGHKPPQTAMHTAPQSQSHQLMDAASRVKAEKIRLALEKMREASVQKLFIKAFTLDGSGKSLLVDEGMSVAHVCRLLADKNHVPMDPKWAVVEHLPDLFMERVYEDHELLVENLLLWTRDSKNKLLFVERPDKTQLFFTPERFLLGPTDRSSGEYDDHSRNILLEEFFASSNVGVPEVEGPLYLKSDSKKGWKKYHFILRASGLYYSPKEKARAASNLVCLATFDVNQIYYGVGWKKKYKAPTDFCFAVKHPRLQQPKSTKYIKFLCAEDNASLERWMVGIRVAKYGRQLMENYRTLVDELAQEDLDMLAHARSCSVSSIAVPPQSQAHYNTSNDNARQFTENSRHSVESANARQYDGQRQSYNPEQRQSYNNDGRLSRASSSSSSGCLSDGAPSSCEVAFECGEFPTGTIKRKPSMNPKLPLTSITRQLKEVGETVRDEPDSCPSPTSSGSGTLTRRHSRRRSGTDSDGSGTLKRHHRSGNATPVSPVPPGTPVRERASPMGYNRESQESKTPTSPIPSCMMDSITSLPPPPSPSRVVEETESDSEPLPPPPPEMFRSNLSLDSLPPPPAPGEIPVCNTPELSGSSLSLASLPPPPSPLVGETGTIRRARPKQSTPTNSITPENTPTHTPSRQSNNQQMYSNANSSLQNNSTVQNNQNYNPNMQNAHHASNASNSVSSPPSSYPGSSASTPTYAPSSPGFASPPPFVPPPAYGSQQQHNASQSLTRQNSKPEPMYGTHQVHQHNTIQPIRPNPNMDTVRRSAMKQTSGHYAAPPYLAELKAASSPQPQRRVTIQEPPTSPKSKTGTGKKITFNLPPQQEPGSPALPQRKPMPPRRSDSTRLTSPKKLAASDQAPPGDFLKDLQRVMRKKWQVAQKCKLDSTTTPHEVLGFRDPPPAVADYRETNVSNWVQEHYGADNLYENVYATDPHAPVEYASSPARQSTVRFADENRSMNIVNAIASKRRPPPPPPKRAETTHLTTTRAMH from the exons ACTCCCAAGATGTCGATCTCGATGCCATCCTCGGCGAACTGTGCGTCCTGGAGCGACGCTGCGACGGCGACATCGCCGCTACGCCTGCACCGGACTCTCAGAGGCAGGTTCGACCCAATAGCACCAGGATCACGGCTGGCGACAATACCGATATCGGCAAAAACGAAGGAG CTATGCGCACCGATAGTCCAGACAATGACAGCGCATTTTCGGACACGGTGTCGATGTTGTCCAGCGAGAGTTCCGCGAGCAGCAGCGGCTCTGGGCACAAACCACCTCAGACCGCCATGCACACAGCCCCTCAGTCACAGTCACACCAACTTATGG ACGCTGCGAGCAGAGTCAAGGCAGAGAAAATCCGATTGGCGCTGGAGAAGATGCGCGAGGCTAGCGTTCAGAAACTCTTCATCAAAGCCTTCACGTTGGACGGGAGCGGGAAAAGTTTACTCGTGGACGAGGGAATGAGCGTGGCTCACGTGTGCAGGCTGCTTGCAGACAAGAACCACGTGCCAATGGATCCTAAATGGGCCGTAGTCGAGCATCTGCCTGATCTCTTCATGG AAAGGGTATACGAGGATCACGAGCTGCTGGTAGAGAACCTCTTACTATGGACAAGAGACTCCAAGAACAAATTGCTTTTCGTCGAGAGGCCCGACAAAACTCAGCTGTTTTTTACCCCGGAGAGATTCCTTTTGGGCCCAACCGACAGAAGCAGCGGCGAGTACGACGATCACTCTCGTAACATTCTCTTGGAGGAGTTCTTCGCCAGCAGCAACGTCGGTGTACCCGAG GTCGAGGGACCACTGTATTTGAAGTCGGATAGCAAGAAGGGCTGGAAGAAGTACCATTTCATCCTGCGAGCGTCCGGTCTTTACTATTCGCCGAAAGAGAAGGCTCGCGCCGCGAGTAATCTAGTTTGTCTGGCAACATTCGACGTGAATCAGATCTACTACGGGGTCGGCTGGAAGAAGAAGTACAAAGCACCGACGGACTTCTGTTTCGCCGTGAAGCATCCCAGACTGCAGCAACCGAAGTCGACGAAGTACATAAAGTTTCTCTGTGCGGAGGACAACGCTTCCTTGGAGCGATGGATGGTCGGGATCAGGGTAGCCAAGTACGGCAGACAGCTGATGGAGAATTACAGGACCCTCGTGGACGAATTGGCGCAGGAGGATCTGGACATGCTGGCCCACGCGAGATCGTGTTCCGTCAGCTCGATCGCTGTACCGCCTCAGAGCCAGGCTCACTACAACACCAGCAACGACAATGCTCGACAGTTCACGGAGAATTCCCGGCACAGCGTGGAGTCTGCCAACGCCAGACAGTACGATGGCCAGAGGCAGAGTTACAATCCCGAGCAACGACAGAGCTACAACAACGACGGAAGGTTGAGCAGAGCCAGCAGCTCGAGTTCGAGCGGGTGTTTGTCGGATGGAGCACCCAGTAGCTGCGAG GTGGCTTTCGAGTGTGGCGAGTTTCCAACGGGAACGATAAAGAGGAAACCGTCGATGAACCCGAAGCTGCCTCTAACGTCCATCACCAGACAGCTGAAGGAAGTGGGTGAGACCGTTCGAGACGAGCCAGACTCTTGTCCAAGCCCCACGAGTTCAGGATCCGGCACGTTGACCAGAAGACACAGTCGAAGAAGGAGCGGTACAGACTCTGACGGTTCTGGAACGTTAAAAAGACATCACCGATCTGGCAACGCGACTCCAGTTAGCCCGGTACCGCCTGGCACGCCGGTCAGGGAAAGAGCAAGTCCTATGGGGTATAACAGAGAGTCTCAGGAATCGAAGACACCAACGAGCCCTATTCCATCGTGCATG ATGGATTCGATCACTTCGTTACCGCCGCCACCGTCACCGTCGAGAGTGGTGGAGGAGACAGAATCCGACAGCGAGCCTCTTCCTCCGCCCCCGCCAGAAATGTTCCGTTCTAACCTGTCTCTGGACTCGCTGCCGCCGCCTCCAGCACCCGGTGAGATCCCAGTGTGCAACACGCCGGAGCTTTCCGGGTCGTCGTTGAGCCTCGCGTCGCTCCCGCCACCCCCAAGTCCCCTGGTAGGCGAGACAGGGACGATCCGTCGCGCAAGACCGAAACAATCCACGCCAACGAACTCGATCACCCCCGAGAACACGCCCACGCACACGCCGTCGAGGCAGTCGAACAACCagcaaatgtactcgaacgcgaATAGCTCGCTCCAAAACAATTCAACGGTACAGAATAACCAGAACTACAATCCTAACATGCAGAACGCTCATCACGCGAGCAACGCGTCAAACTCGGTGTCCTCTCCGCCCAGCTCATACCCGGGGTCCAGCGCCAGTACGCCCACCTACGCTCCCAGTTCGCCAGGGTTCGCGTCGCCGCCGCCGTTCGTTCCTCCGCCGGCTTACGGGTCCCAGCAGCAGCACAACGCCTCCCAGAGCCTGACGAGGCAGAACTCGAAGCCGGAACCGATGTACGGGACGCACCAGGTGCACCAACACAACACTATTCAGCCGATCAGGCCAAATCCGAACATGGACACCGTGCGACGAAGCGCCATGAAGCAGACCTCGGGCCACTACGCTGCCCCGCCGTATCTGGCGGAGCTGAAGGCCGCCTCGAGTCCGCAGCCTCAGCGTAGGGTGACCATCCAGGAGCCCCCAACGTCGCCCAAGTCCAAGACGGGCACCGGGAAGAAGATCACGTTCAACCTTCCGCCTCAGCAGGAGCCTGGAAGCCCTGCTCTGCCGCAGAGGAAACCCATGCCACCCAGGAGATCCGACAGCACGAGGCTCACGTCCCCCAAGAAGCTCGCTGCCTCAGACCAGGCTCCTCCCGGCGACTTCCTCAAGGATCTCCAGCGAGTGATGAGGAAAAAGTGGCAGGTGGCGCAGAAGTGCAAGCTAGACTCGACGACCACCCCCCACGAAGTCCTCGGTTTCCGCGATCCACCTCCAGCCGTGGCGGACTACAGGGAAACGAACGTGTCGAACTGGGTGCAGGAGCACTACGGGGCCGACAATCTCTACGAGAACGTGTACGCGACGGATCCCCACGCGCCCGTGGAGTACGCATCCAGCCCCGCCAGACAGTCGACGGTCAGATTCGCGGACGAGAATCGCAGCATGAACATCGTGAACGCGATCGCGAGCAAACGAAGGCCACCGCCACCGCCCCCGAAGAGGGCAGAGACCACGCATCTGACCACCACCAGAGCGATGCACTGA